Proteins encoded in a region of the Hyphomicrobiales bacterium genome:
- a CDS encoding EAL domain-containing protein — translation MVQKALLRALAPFKLADKHNDGSVFRLIDVFRSLKLQFVLLVSVIVIGCAFLAVWIDTRAELQKNHALRMSQANVFSQLLARSTSTHLENYTIHDLSELLDEVSKRPNVNYIAVTSTLIEDLKLAHFKPASEALVEKLLADNAIQFIPSATLTEGAYHVVIPVLVDEKRAGAIYIGWHMEGRWQLLPSILKRELLTTLPMFLIIILLVIFMIKRVIQPLDELKLASERIAEGDLDIKIKHSRFREISSLSHTFMNMAGQLSDSINRIKSLAYKDSLTGLSNRTLFNRHMEAAHFQQQNAGTKFAVCFLDIDDFSRVNDTLGHDAGDYLLAEVANRLNKVVCDLNRSENKKSACGYHDEITNGAILSRFGGDEFTLLLQDIKRTSDIELIVEAMICAMHEPIWVNDHSITVGLSCGVAICPQDGETLCDILRAADLAMYHAKRQPGVSYRFFAECMDKRAQTRMVLEADLRKALKTNALSLVFQPKVCLNSRRVVGAEALVRWQHPDRGMIMPSEFIPIAEESRLINELGLWVLKRSIAAAAHWYGRGYKVPIAVNVSAVQLEDANFVEEVRAALVGAQLPPSMLELEITETVALSDPDASAAQIAPLQEDGVRFAIDDFGTGYSNLSQLRCASFDVFKIDRSFTSTMCHEQDSKVIVETIIAMAKAMNYSTVAEGVESEEEARMLYEAGCNVGQGYLFAKPMPLARLINHFKNDIASNKPVVSLKTVRTSKGGKRVSA, via the coding sequence ATGGTTCAAAAAGCTCTTTTGCGTGCCTTAGCGCCTTTTAAATTAGCCGATAAACACAATGACGGCAGCGTATTCCGCCTAATAGACGTTTTTCGAAGTCTCAAACTTCAATTTGTTTTACTGGTCAGTGTGATCGTGATTGGCTGTGCTTTCCTCGCTGTGTGGATAGATACCAGAGCTGAGCTGCAAAAAAATCATGCACTTAGAATGTCGCAGGCAAATGTGTTTAGCCAATTACTCGCGCGTTCAACCAGCACGCACTTAGAAAATTACACAATCCATGATTTGTCTGAATTGCTCGATGAGGTGTCTAAGCGGCCAAATGTAAATTACATCGCAGTCACGTCGACCTTAATCGAGGACTTGAAGCTTGCTCATTTTAAGCCGGCAAGTGAGGCCTTGGTTGAAAAGCTCTTAGCCGATAACGCAATACAGTTTATTCCGTCAGCGACACTAACTGAGGGTGCCTATCATGTAGTCATACCAGTATTGGTTGATGAGAAGCGGGCAGGGGCGATTTATATTGGATGGCACATGGAAGGCCGCTGGCAATTGCTGCCCAGTATCTTAAAGCGCGAATTGCTCACCACATTGCCGATGTTTCTCATTATCATCTTACTGGTTATTTTCATGATAAAACGGGTCATTCAGCCGCTCGATGAACTGAAACTGGCAAGCGAACGGATTGCTGAGGGTGATCTTGATATAAAAATCAAACACAGTCGGTTCCGTGAGATTTCAAGTTTAAGCCACACGTTTATGAATATGGCAGGGCAGCTTAGTGATAGCATTAATCGAATAAAGTCGCTTGCCTATAAAGATAGCCTCACAGGCCTTTCTAATCGCACCTTGTTCAACAGGCATATGGAAGCAGCGCATTTCCAACAGCAAAACGCTGGTACAAAATTTGCGGTTTGTTTTTTGGATATCGACGATTTTAGTCGGGTCAACGACACGTTGGGCCATGATGCTGGCGACTATTTGCTGGCAGAAGTCGCAAACCGCTTAAATAAAGTTGTTTGTGATCTCAATCGGTCAGAGAACAAAAAGTCAGCTTGCGGTTATCATGATGAAATCACCAATGGAGCGATTTTAAGTCGTTTCGGTGGGGATGAGTTTACGTTGTTATTGCAAGATATAAAGCGCACCAGCGATATTGAATTGATTGTTGAGGCGATGATATGCGCGATGCATGAGCCTATTTGGGTAAATGACCATTCTATAACAGTGGGCCTTAGTTGTGGGGTGGCGATTTGCCCACAGGATGGTGAAACATTGTGCGATATATTACGCGCTGCGGACCTTGCCATGTATCACGCCAAGCGACAGCCTGGCGTTTCCTATCGGTTTTTCGCTGAATGCATGGATAAAAGAGCACAAACTCGAATGGTTCTCGAGGCTGATTTGCGCAAAGCGTTAAAGACCAACGCTCTGTCTCTCGTTTTTCAACCAAAGGTTTGCTTAAATAGCCGCCGCGTTGTTGGAGCAGAAGCTTTGGTGCGTTGGCAACATCCAGATCGTGGCATGATCATGCCGTCTGAATTCATTCCAATTGCGGAAGAGAGCAGATTGATCAATGAATTGGGCCTTTGGGTGTTAAAGCGGTCAATTGCTGCCGCTGCTCATTGGTATGGACGCGGATACAAAGTACCAATCGCCGTCAATGTATCTGCGGTTCAGCTAGAAGATGCCAACTTTGTTGAGGAGGTTCGAGCAGCATTAGTTGGGGCGCAATTGCCGCCATCCATGTTGGAACTTGAGATTACAGAAACTGTTGCGCTTTCAGACCCTGATGCGAGTGCAGCGCAAATAGCGCCATTGCAAGAAGATGGTGTTCGTTTTGCTATTGATGATTTCGGCACCGGATACTCCAACCTTTCACAATTGCGATGTGCTTCGTTTGATGTTTTCAAGATTGACCGCTCCTTCACATCCACCATGTGCCATGAGCAAGATTCAAAGGTTATCGTCGAAACTATTATCGCGATGGCGAAGGCGATGAATTACAGTACTGTCGCTGAAGGGGTGGAAAGTGAAGAAGAAGCGCGCATGTTGTATGAAGCAGGGTGCAACGTTGGGCAGGGCTATTTGTTTGCGAAGCCTATGCCGCTTGCCCGCCTGATTAATCACTTTAAAAACGACATCGCTAGCAATAAGCCAGTTGTCTCACTGAAGACTGTGAGAACGAGTAAGGGCGGCAAGCGCGTTAGTGCATAA
- a CDS encoding class I SAM-dependent methyltransferase yields MAIAETTDNLEFLDEDQNAAFDVEYHTPLEYTEKLARYKELFPGQDTVRVLDAGGGNGTFSDWVLRNMPNAEVTLLDISDYLLDRNVEDDRKTLVKGNVMKADEILAGQKFDIISVNWLLHHLVADNYKDTVRNQEEMITRFGNILSDRGVISVGENMYNSMIGSDTPSRLVYELTACRNPLVVKAIKSRANTAGVGVCFHSEKGWEDMFKRCGFEDKCERDYGYYWTTSMTRRLAMNIKDVRHGHFCIGKSA; encoded by the coding sequence ATGGCAATCGCTGAAACCACTGATAACTTGGAATTCCTCGACGAGGATCAAAATGCGGCGTTTGACGTCGAATATCACACGCCGCTTGAGTACACAGAAAAGCTCGCGCGTTACAAAGAACTATTTCCAGGTCAGGATACAGTCCGCGTACTAGACGCTGGCGGTGGTAACGGCACATTCTCTGATTGGGTTTTGCGCAACATGCCAAACGCAGAAGTGACCCTGCTTGATATCTCTGATTATCTTCTTGATCGTAACGTGGAAGACGACCGCAAAACACTTGTCAAAGGCAATGTGATGAAAGCGGACGAAATCCTTGCGGGTCAAAAGTTCGACATTATTTCTGTAAACTGGCTGCTTCATCACCTTGTTGCAGACAATTACAAAGACACTGTGCGTAACCAAGAAGAAATGATCACGCGTTTCGGCAATATCTTGTCAGACCGTGGCGTCATCTCTGTTGGCGAAAACATGTATAACAGCATGATCGGCAGCGACACGCCGTCTCGTTTGGTTTATGAGCTCACCGCTTGCCGCAATCCACTTGTCGTAAAAGCAATTAAGAGCCGTGCAAATACGGCTGGTGTTGGTGTTTGCTTCCACTCTGAAAAGGGTTGGGAAGACATGTTCAAACGCTGCGGTTTTGAAGACAAATGTGAGCGCGATTACGGTTACTATTGGACAACATCAATGACCCGTCGTTTGGCAATGAACATTAAAGACGTTCGCCACGGTCATTTTTGCATCGGTAAATCTGCTTAA
- a CDS encoding HAD-IA family hydrolase, producing the protein MPSPALLDKSIVVFDLDGTLVDSGRDLIATLNRVIATEGLPAIADEHVGHLVGQGSLKMLDKAYQHYERPLEGDVRSRLHKMFLESYEANIAVHTIPFEGVIDTLEALKADGWILAVCTNKYEGMSKKLLKILEMDHYFAGICGSDTYPVRKPDPKHLWGTIEDCGGAFNRAIMVGDSATDVNTAKAADIPVIGVPFGYTDIPMKDLEPTRLVEHYRDMRAAIDSIAADFT; encoded by the coding sequence ATGCCTTCTCCAGCCCTACTAGATAAGTCAATTGTCGTTTTTGATCTCGATGGAACCCTTGTTGATAGTGGCCGAGATTTAATCGCCACATTAAACCGTGTGATTGCAACTGAAGGTCTTCCCGCCATCGCAGATGAGCATGTTGGGCACCTTGTTGGACAAGGCTCGTTGAAAATGTTGGACAAAGCTTATCAACATTATGAACGACCGCTGGAAGGTGATGTTAGAAGCCGACTCCATAAGATGTTCTTGGAAAGTTATGAAGCCAATATCGCTGTCCACACTATTCCGTTTGAAGGGGTTATCGACACGCTGGAAGCGCTGAAAGCAGATGGTTGGATTTTGGCTGTATGCACGAACAAGTATGAAGGTATGTCCAAGAAGCTGCTGAAAATTCTAGAAATGGACCATTATTTCGCAGGCATTTGTGGTTCAGACACCTACCCCGTTAGAAAGCCAGACCCCAAGCACTTATGGGGAACCATCGAAGATTGCGGCGGCGCTTTTAACCGCGCTATTATGGTGGGTGACAGCGCGACTGACGTGAACACAGCCAAAGCCGCCGATATTCCCGTAATTGGCGTGCCGTTTGGTTATACGGATATTCCTATGAAAGACTTGGAACCAACCCGCTTAGTTGAGCATTACCGCGATATGAGAGCTGCAATCGATTCCATCGCGGCTGATTTCACATAA
- a CDS encoding NAD-dependent succinate-semialdehyde dehydrogenase, which translates to MQLNDPSLLKNQCYINGAWVGDGVDVVTNPANGDVIGKVPNFGTAETRTAIESAHAAFKPWSKMLAKERGLILRKWYDLIMDNVDDLAMIMTSEQGKPLAESKGEIGYAASFVEFYAEEARRIYGETIPTFKPDSRVLVTKQPIGVVTAITPWNFPAAMITRKVSPALAVGCTAVIKPAPDTPLTALALAVLAERAGMPSGVLNIITGDAPAIGKEMCENQTVRFVGFTGSTAVGKLLMQQAAGTVKRVGMELGGNAPFIVFDDADIDAAVEGTIASKFRNAGQTCVCANRIYAQAGVYDEYLAKLKVAVENLKVGDGTEAGVTQGPLINENAVKKVESHVQDALEKGGELLTGGNRHDLGGTFFEPTIVANATREMRVSTEETFGPLAPVYKFDTEEQVIGLANDVSAGLAAYFYSRDIGRVWRVAEELEYGMVAINVGILASAETPFGGVKESGIGREGSHHGVEEFIEMKYMLMSGLDK; encoded by the coding sequence ATGCAGTTGAACGATCCAAGCCTATTGAAGAACCAATGTTACATAAATGGCGCGTGGGTCGGCGATGGTGTTGACGTTGTTACCAATCCTGCAAATGGCGACGTGATTGGTAAAGTGCCAAATTTTGGCACCGCTGAAACCCGCACTGCCATTGAAAGTGCTCATGCTGCTTTTAAACCGTGGAGCAAAATGCTGGCCAAAGAGCGCGGCCTTATTTTGCGTAAATGGTATGATTTGATTATGGACAACGTCGATGATTTGGCGATGATCATGACATCAGAGCAGGGCAAACCTTTGGCCGAATCAAAGGGTGAGATTGGTTATGCTGCTTCCTTCGTTGAATTTTATGCAGAAGAAGCCCGCCGTATTTATGGTGAGACAATCCCTACATTTAAACCAGATAGCCGTGTACTCGTAACCAAGCAGCCAATCGGCGTTGTTACGGCGATCACCCCTTGGAATTTCCCAGCCGCGATGATTACCCGCAAAGTGTCTCCGGCTTTGGCAGTTGGCTGTACAGCAGTCATCAAACCGGCACCAGATACACCGTTGACAGCACTGGCGCTTGCAGTGCTTGCAGAGCGTGCGGGTATGCCGTCAGGTGTGTTGAATATTATCACAGGTGACGCGCCAGCAATCGGCAAGGAAATGTGCGAAAATCAAACCGTACGCTTTGTTGGCTTTACGGGCTCAACCGCAGTCGGCAAGCTCTTGATGCAACAAGCCGCTGGAACCGTGAAACGCGTTGGTATGGAACTTGGTGGCAACGCGCCGTTCATCGTGTTTGATGACGCAGATATTGATGCAGCGGTTGAAGGCACGATTGCTTCTAAATTTAGAAATGCAGGCCAAACCTGCGTTTGTGCAAACCGCATCTACGCCCAAGCGGGTGTTTATGATGAGTATTTGGCAAAGTTGAAAGTCGCCGTTGAAAACTTGAAAGTCGGCGATGGTACTGAGGCAGGCGTAACACAAGGCCCGCTTATCAACGAAAATGCGGTGAAGAAGGTCGAAAGCCACGTGCAAGACGCGCTTGAAAAAGGCGGTGAATTGCTAACGGGCGGAAATCGTCATGATCTAGGCGGCACATTCTTTGAGCCAACAATCGTTGCCAACGCGACCCGCGAAATGCGTGTGAGCACGGAAGAAACTTTTGGCCCACTTGCGCCCGTCTACAAGTTCGACACAGAAGAGCAGGTGATCGGCCTAGCCAATGACGTGTCTGCTGGTTTGGCTGCTTATTTCTATTCCCGCGATATTGGCCGTGTGTGGCGTGTTGCGGAAGAATTGGAATACGGCATGGTCGCGATAAATGTTGGTATCTTGGCGTCAGCCGAAACACCATTTGGCGGCGTGAAGGAATCTGGCATAGGCCGTGAAGGGTCGCATCATGGTGTCGAAGAGTTCATCGAGATGAAATACATGCTGATGTCTGGCCTCGACAAGTAA
- the rpiA gene encoding ribose-5-phosphate isomerase RpiA, with translation MGVNLKKMAAEAAMEWIKPGMKLGLGTGSTANELVYLIGAAVADGLDIVCVPTSEATTKLAKEHNIPLTTLDETPKLDLTIDGADEIGPELSLVKGGGGAHLREKIVACASSSMLVIADDSKVVDTLGAFPIPLEVVPFGLQATKDGLEAAFQAEGLSGELVLRERDGKRVVTDSGNFIFDAKMGLIENPTSLVERLTSVPGLVEHGFFLNIAQAAVVSSPDGVKVLRR, from the coding sequence ATGGGTGTAAACCTCAAGAAGATGGCAGCGGAAGCTGCAATGGAATGGATTAAGCCCGGCATGAAGCTTGGCCTTGGTACAGGGTCAACCGCCAATGAGCTGGTTTATCTGATTGGTGCGGCAGTGGCGGATGGGCTTGATATCGTCTGTGTGCCAACCTCTGAGGCAACAACAAAACTTGCCAAAGAGCACAACATTCCGCTTACAACACTTGATGAAACACCAAAGCTTGACCTCACCATTGATGGTGCCGATGAAATTGGGCCAGAGCTAAGCCTTGTTAAAGGTGGGGGCGGGGCTCATCTGCGTGAGAAGATCGTCGCTTGTGCTTCTTCAAGCATGTTGGTGATTGCAGATGATAGCAAAGTGGTCGACACATTGGGCGCGTTTCCAATCCCGCTCGAAGTCGTGCCATTTGGCCTTCAAGCCACCAAAGACGGGCTAGAAGCAGCCTTTCAAGCTGAAGGCTTGAGCGGTGAGCTAGTTTTGCGCGAACGTGATGGCAAGCGGGTTGTAACGGACAGTGGCAATTTCATCTTTGATGCAAAAATGGGATTGATTGAAAATCCAACCAGTCTGGTAGAGCGCCTAACCAGCGTGCCGGGCCTTGTTGAGCATGGTTTCTTCCTCAATATTGCACAAGCGGCCGTTGTCTCATCGCCGGATGGGGTTAAAGTGCTTCGCCGCTGA
- a CDS encoding DUF2059 domain-containing protein, with protein sequence MFRYFAILLVLTFIAATNSAVAQDADKNAEQPKKTEIAQRHLNIAFEAVYISRTTRAFGEVLPNLARRVRARLIERSPKLKDPIERAVEEVALELAERQAELDLLIARNWAERFNEQELRDISAFYATPTGTKLAKANTELIAAGLDIARQWGQQMGAEMVSAVTEKLKKQGHQL encoded by the coding sequence GTGTTTCGATATTTCGCTATATTGTTGGTGCTGACTTTTATTGCTGCGACGAATAGTGCAGTGGCTCAAGATGCCGACAAAAATGCGGAACAGCCCAAAAAAACAGAAATAGCGCAACGCCATTTGAACATTGCCTTTGAGGCGGTTTATATAAGCAGAACCACGCGCGCCTTTGGCGAAGTGCTTCCCAATCTAGCGCGACGGGTAAGAGCGCGGTTGATTGAACGTTCGCCTAAATTGAAAGACCCAATTGAACGCGCCGTCGAAGAAGTGGCTCTCGAATTGGCGGAACGTCAAGCGGAGCTTGATTTATTGATCGCGAGAAACTGGGCAGAACGCTTTAATGAACAGGAATTGCGAGATATATCAGCCTTTTACGCAACGCCAACAGGGACAAAACTTGCGAAGGCTAACACAGAATTGATTGCCGCAGGTCTCGACATTGCACGCCAATGGGGTCAGCAGATGGGGGCCGAAATGGTGAGCGCAGTAACAGAAAAACTCAAAAAGCAGGGGCATCAACTCTAA